In the genome of Amphiura filiformis chromosome 11, Afil_fr2py, whole genome shotgun sequence, the window tccgcaacaaaattccatgttgcaatttgtttgaccttttcagctgattttactggCCTAATGCGCGTATTGTGATTGAATCCGGGCAATTGTGTTCCTATGACTATGCAGTCAAATTCTCGCGATTCACTGTACGATAcgccgccaacggttgctcttgccAGTTAATGTTTGACCTCAGTATCGACATTCGACATCTCCATTGTAGtcactattcgccagcgaagtggttacgtaagtCCCTGGTAattggatcacgcaccttttggaactGTAGTACACGCCATAGATTTTGTGTTGTGTTCATTTCGATCATGGTGcaaaactcaaaagcgtgatccagttgacatggtgataatccgactacacgtaacacttcgctggcgcaTTGGATTTTTACGTGAGTACGTGATAATAATCATCTTGAAAACAGTTCCACGAAGGATTCCTTGTGATTAAAATGGATCTACTAaaattattaatttgtgttttagTGTACATTCTCGTGTGACATCATTATACTGACATATGTTCCTGTGGTGTATTCATATTACGCGGGCTTCGGATGTCGACTTttccccatgatgcactgcgtatctTGGCCTTCTTCAacaaccgctggaggcgcatcgtattgtgaatcgaccgaattgaaACCAATTGGTAATACATATCATATCTGATCTGGTAAAAGCAATTCAGAAAAATATTTTATAGTTGTTTTTGTTAACTACTTTTGAACCGATCCCAACAAATGACTCTACACATAAAACACTGTATCAACATTATTGGTTTGCATTTGTTTGATTGTGGACATAATTTGTCACATTATCTATGATTCATGTTCCATGAATGAGTGTGGTCTTGACCAAATTAATTTTTGGGTTGAAATAttttgcgaatttaaaaaataacaccaAAGAAACACATTTCTGAGAGGGTCATTGGACGAGTTCAATGCGAATTGTCTGTCGTTCATCTGGTATAGGGTGGAAACCACTTCCACACAAAGAGGTTTGGGCTTGGTACATTTTATCAGTGCTTATCAGTTAACTATTCATATCTTTACCATTATAAGACTCTTCTAGTTGCATAGAATACACGCATTCAACAATTTTTACACAGAAAAATTGCCATATTTACCCTGAGTTATGTAAATGCTACTCGGGTTGTTTTATACAACCTGTATGAAAATTCCTTAATTTTGATGTACGTACAACCATGACAATAGGAACTCCTTAAAGAGCTATgtaaaacattgcataacaaaggatATGTAATAAATACCTATAATATCACCTAGAAATTgggtaaaaataataataatgtaaaataaaaatacacttcACTATGTAAATATTTTGGTAACTTATTGGTAGATTGTACATAATTCGTGTTTATGTGAAAAATAATTGTCTTTTTGTTAAGTAGAtcctattttactgcaaattatgtaaaatccCTACACAACCTAGGGCCTATGTATTTGCTTCTAACagtgtaaaataatatttaatagaCAAAcatttaaggcgatataataccctgattttcatcagtacccatcttcttttttttgttgcaaatttataaagtatataaatatgtgacccggcagcacaaacgagcagtaaattccctaaattgtattctgtgttacggtgtaaaatgtgtacgaaggtcgtattcatcgataacttaagctggcccgacatccgtcttattttgatagtcaaaaactaatcaataatcctaatgttgaagtggataataagcttctaccttagatggccggctatagaacttttaatagctctggtctttgtttgcttttgctaaatcctgttcaagtggtgggttaccaggcattgtattttgtacaggtatgcataaccaacaattaacaatgagagaactttcttaaacctcgttgacttggggatgatttgaaatgaccgccaattatgactgtttgatatatattgccagcaatgtggaaaaagagacacatgtaaaaaaggtaaaagctataattttgttgaaggagcaaagtttaacaaaccataaccccgcttctggatatcgtttgaagtcaaatgatataccatttttaagtttatttttaaacacgtaataaaacaaaattgaccgggggaggaatttactgctcattcgccgtggacggtcacatatgttcatcatctcatgtcctgaacttataaaatatctctacatacaaagtggttttaaaccattttagaaaatcattttagccctatatatttttttgtttactgtatcctggtaactgagatgtgtgtttcataacaaaccataatttgttctattgaacatgtccaagtagaatacatgaatagaatacattaaatcctttgttatactatctatagaaatgtactcactgattataacactgaataaattaaataggcctaatctcttccacatagacaatttaatactacaccatgtatgtatcttctataatgtgttgttaggaaaagagatttaaaaaggctataaggtcatcaaaggtcaggttataaggtcaattggttcaggtcaaattcaggcatcaattttgaatacatgtgatagtctgtgatatcatacatgtcataatgaggcatcaattttgatattttgtctgttactggatatataatggaaatgtgtgaggtggatatactaaaatgccttgggatgtaaatggtgagtacaatttagatagcctagttgagatggattgggcaaataaatataaaatagttaccaaaatcacaaaaatgaagcttacggaaaactacctaatatggtggtataggtgacaaaaatacaatctttttcaacattgctgtagtatggttgtggtaacctgttacctatggcttaattaagtttcagtgacatagtgtcgcaagttcaaaatacaaaatatagctcaacattgagcTAACATCGATAAAATGAAATGTTTCTGAGACATACGTTTTGTTTTGGCCTTATACGTGttatacagggttacccttcagataTCCATTTTTGTTCCAATACTTGAACacggagccccccccccccccagtttttaGAGGAAAGTATGGTTtgcttagactgctgccctcagtcgtcaaccgtctggattgacgactgagaaaactacgtggaaaaaaagtgacggattttgcaacaggattcctgtggcatagagcatgcgcagttgtgtccaaattgaccttttgaccgagtttgttgtggttagaagttcagagcgcgatcttgtcacagcggcgcggtacagcgacgcggtacgcgggcgccgctagtcagtcgcgctacggcgcacaactgaagtcgcattgaatagttttcagaagtccgtcatgatattggctgtaagataatcagtcgtcactacgaagcatacacagtacatgcgaagtgtagacggctgattggaattagtctatggTTTGCTCAGTCCCTGAGAACCCActactccggggggggggggccactcCACCTTTGGATGTGACGCGAAAGACCCCCTTtgtcagcgtcgctgtcacccaaagaccccatatttttttacgacacatgctctgtcacccgaagactccctatttttcaatttgatatgtcacccaaagacccttatttttcaatttgaacagcaattttcatttgtcactgattttgttacttattttgaaaaatcaatgacatttaaagccatttagaactagaaattcgaggttcgaggtttctgtggcgtcgtttcggctctcacccatatgttccatttaaaaatgtcatgttctcacccaatgcccgggggggcactcaactttagaagtgacgggtatgtgcctaccggagtcgcgaagtataggggcctatcgggtacaaagcgttatttttaaaaagggggtcattgggtacaaacaaaataaaaaagggggtcattgggtataatattttgaaaaaggggtctttgagtataagatttcaaaaagagggtcatcgggtagaaaattttgaaatggagcaaaattttgaaaatttcggcataattttgaaaaaatggagcaaaatttgaaagtttcgacattttttgttccattttgatgctgctattctagaaaatctagacaaatagggggtcattgggtagccgcaaccaaaaaaagggggtcattgggtagccgcaactaaaaaaaaagggggtcatcgggtatggcttttaaaaaagggggtcatcgggtatagtcgacttcaaaagagggggcctattgacaggcacataccgtcgcttccaaagttgagtgcccccccgggacccaatgaccccatattttttacattttgctctcaccgaatgccaaaaatcatgctctcacccaatgaccccatatttttctacattttgctctcaccgaatgccccttattatatattgaagtgccccctccCGGGAACCCACTCCGAAGTCTACTCGTGTGCTTCTTGTACCATGGCACCTTAACTAAATGTAGCCATCCCCGTCAGAGGGCCGTCTGCGCCCATTGCAGATTCAATTATGCGGAAAATAACTCGTTGAATGCAGTTAGGAGAAGCTCCTTTGATGACTGAGtaaacaatttcttcaacatccTTTGCGGTTGGTCTTGCTTGCGGATCAAAGTCAACCATGGCTCGTATTAAAGACCAAAGCTCTTCTGAGATTCGAATGGCGGGCTTTTGTAACACATCAATGTCGTCGCCATCACGGAGTGCTTGTGCGGGGTCTTTGAGCCCGTGGTTCTCATCGATAATAGCAACAATGAGACCGCGGTCGCCGTGCTTACTTCTCTTGTAGCAGATCATTGTGGCGAAGATCAGGCCCATGGAGAACACGTCTGCTTTCGCAGTGTAGTGTCCTTCGTAAACTTCTGGAGCCAAGAAGAATATTGTACCTGGAGAAAAAATGTCGCAAGAATAAAATGACAACTTGCATTTGACCTATCCAAAAAGCAAGAGGAGGCATGAAGGAAGGGCGGCAGAAGAAGGTGGCAAAAGAatcattaaagaaaaaagggcgggaaaatgatcaaaaatagtgtgaaacattcaaacaaatggaattatacatttaaaattttgttttcagGTTGCTAGCGCCTATTAGAATTTGACCAAATCCTCTCAATGCAATTTCAAATTTGGATATGGGTATTCTGTTGTTGGGAAAAATTCAAATGGCTTGCTTTGGTTTGCACATAAATATTCTTCTTAATATAGTATTTTACGCCTTTCATTTGAAACCTACCTTGTAAGGTAGCCATGTAGAAATCATACAAACTTCCTTGAAAGTTGTCAGATCCAAACTTTGCCAATCCGAAATCGCCGATCATGGCTTTTGGCGAAGATGGAGTTCCAGTAATGAGTATATTATCGGGTTTCAAATCCCGGTGCGCCAAGTTATTGTCATGCAAATGAGCTACACCAGATGCGATATGACGCATAAATTTGTTGCGTCTTTTTCTTCCTGGATTATAGCGCGCGAAGAAGTTGTTGAGATTGCCGAGGTGACAGTACTCCATAACGAATCCGATTGAACCGAAGGCCTCGATTACCCCATAACATCGCACTACATTTTCATGGTAGAAGAGGGATTTGAAGGCATTCAATTCGTCGTTTTCTACATCGCTATTCACGTATTTCAATGTTTTAAGCGCGCGGATTTTGCCAGATTTCTTTTCTTGCACTTTATATACTTCAGAAAATCCTCCTTCGCCGAGTTTCTTAATTCTGGTATAGTCGTCCATGTTGACATTCAATTTCCAACTATGCTGCATACgggttaattaataattatacatatatcaTTTAATCTGAAATTAGATTCGGCAAAGTCTTATCATAATGCCTTCCGTGTGTTCATTAATATTTGTACCAATTTGCTATGTTAATGGCCGCTAATTGTAGAGTTGCCGCTacgttattaaattaataataatgaatgcTAATTTGTATCATTCCGGTGTATCTTCGAAGATTATGGTATGGTGGTTCTCATATCCCATTTCAACAAATATTCAGTCAAAACACACGTTCGCTATGTCCTTTAACTTTTTGGCTAAAcataaaattataggcctacacaatgtcACTCTAATAGGTTACAACATTAAGTCTTGACTCAGAATAGTGATAACAAGGTCAAAGTCAATCCCTCGAATGCATGATATTTAATTTCGTTATCGTTTTATTATGCAAACATTTGTGAGGCATATCGTCCgggtttaaaataaaataatcaatatttacacagccgtgacgttagtcacggctgtgtcttttttcttacaggttctttctttctttctttctttcttctttcttctgtcaaccattacatttgctctagcactcacatgcttacatcgattttgacctaacttcgtCACAATGATCAGTGACCTTgctcctacatgtcacatgacactcgtggggtcaaaggtcatgctggggtcacaggggttaaaaacgtgatttcaactcaaaatgcaccttctcctacaaattacgtaggacagtgacgcaacttgcacacatgcattgtaattacccagtgtctataaggtgtacacatatttgtggtcaaaggtcattaaggggtcacttccggcataaaacggaataccttcaaatttttttattagctcaggaaaacataggacagtaacggtatgttcacatttgaattgcagttacccaatgtacatgtggtatttttttatttggggtcaaaaggtcattaaggggtcacttccggtttaaaacaaaatacctttaaaatgcatcttctcccacaaattacgtaggacaatgacaccacttgcacacatgcattgttattaatcagtgtcaatgtggtgtacacagattttgggtcaaaggtcattaaggggtcacttccggtataaatcgaaatatcttcaaaaaattgtataaactaagaaaaacataggagagtgatgatatgttcacacatgaattgtgtttacccaatgtatatatggtattttttatttggggtcaaaggtcattaaggggtcattttcggtataaaacgaaatacctttaaaatgcatttctcccacaaattacgtaggacagtgatgccacttacacacatgcattgttattacccagtgtctatggggtgtacacagatttgaggtcaaaggtcattaaggtgtcacttccggtgtaaaacgaaataacttcaatcTTCAAtaactttatcagccaagaaaaatatagtacattcactcatgaattgatgttactcagtgtatacgtgatattttttatttggggtaaaaggtcattaagggtcacttccggtctgagacaaaaagccttcaaaatgcccctctgccataaataacatggcaaagtgatgccacttgcacacatacgttgacattagccaatgtttatgggattttcatatattttggggtcaaatgtcattaagggggcacaaaacggctgtgttcgtggtcttagaccacagctaagtctagttatattTATGGACAGTTCCGTAGCCAGGATTACGAAAGGTGCATAAtgtccaaaatgtggaccttccCTCCACAAAATTTAAAGATGCGAATGGCCCTTTAAATAAATCATCCAACAACTCATTCAATGCtcctttaatttaaatttttaaaaatccaaagttacaaagttaaacaAGTCATTCAGGAAGTACGCAAACCATTCAGTAATCAGTTCctgaacaatcagtaatcagctactacccaatcagtaatcagctactgatCGATCAGTAATCAGTGACTGAACAATCAGTGATCAACTACTGACCAATCAGTGATCAGACTTTTATACCTGCCGACAAATTACTTGCTCCCCACCTCTCGACCTACCAAATGCCCCCTAAAACATCCTCCCCCCTCTTTTGTACATACTAAATATTTTGGTTCCCAATtaccaaaccttaaatggtcgaGCGtaacgagcaggaaattttgcagatttgaatgtttctgtacgATTTTCCTAGGCCTTTTTAGAGCATATAATTTAATAGGCGctcataaatgtgtgccaaaaatcccccccccctcgatctgccaaaaattgctttccaccTTTTGGCtgccaaaaaccaaaaaattcttgccGCTCCCCCAGTCAGCCCGATTCAACAACTGTATAATACATCATTTTCAAGTTGGACCTCAAATGTCCATATTATGTAACGCATTCCACAGCTGGTCATAATACTCCCCTTGGCTATTTGACAAATGGTCCTCTTTACATCAGTGCAGTCAGCTAAAGAACCGGGCTAAAGAATCCCGATATGCATTTATTCCGCTGTAGATCCTGTTTCACAAAGGCTTCGATAATACAACGTGGAattgttttgttaaaaattatattgttctttaaaaaaaatatcatgaaagACTCCGGGTGAAATATGTGATAGGTAATTTATTCCTCATCTGTATTAACTATTTAATACTGGTTGGTCCgggcattaaaatacccaaaaatttAAGTTTCTGCCGATAAAGTTCTTTCAGTAACAACCTGTAGATAACTTGTTGGGTAGAATACTTTGGTCTACGTATAAAAATACTTTTCTTCCTTGATATCTCACAGAAGCTTAGAAAGGCGCTGTTTGTTTTATGCATGGATAAGAAGTATAGAAATAACTCTCTATTTTGGAATATGTTTGCTTGGGCAAACTAAAGTCTTCACAAAGCGTAACACAGGCGTTATAAATCCGCATTTATAAACATCATTAGACGAATTGGGTATAAAAATgaaccatccttctttttatgttaaaaacttGTAAATACGATAGGCGTGTTTATAACGGCTGCATAAGTCTTTATGTCAAAGTGCATCGAGAGAATACAGAGCTATACAGCAAGAAAGCCAGTGGTCGAGCTAGCCAGGACTGGTCTTGCTTGAACCACCTTGACAATTTTCGTTTTCCATCTGCTGGTCTGATAAAATTCCGAACTTCGTTTCTTTTAGCTATAGTCCAACCAGTTAAACCAGAGTCTTTTAGTTCGTCAAGCCAGATGAAATATGAGCAGATATAAAATCCAAGTAAAATTTACTGTTGTATATATACTTCTGCGACCCTGCAATTGAGCACATTGTGTTAAATTAACCTTTGCGCTTGCCTAGGGTGTCAACATCCTGAAAGTTACATACTATACTTGTCCTAACAAAAAAGTTGTTGTGTCGTCCACTTGTTATCATCACTAGAGGATAGCCACAAAGTCGTCATCTGGTATTTTATAATCATCTGGTAGGAAACTGCGACAGTACCTGTGTGTTGGAAAGACATTGTCGTCTTGTAAGTAAAGGAATTGAAATGTATCATCAAATTAGTCAGTTAGTAGTAACACTAACAGCTAATACACATACCTGTTGACAAACATTCAGAAGCAACACTGAGGCATATTTATGGTACACTTTAATTTTAGGTACTAGTatgtataaatgaaaaaaaatgagaaaaacaaaATGGCGTCACGAATAGGATAAACTTGTCTAACAGGACTAACGtgataattgaccttttcggtaaatcccataagccttttgtGAGTACAcatgagatgttgtcatttgacgtcttGCCGaattgcaatgcgcagtaacgatgttcgcatcggcgCGACGTCAAATGACGAAAAGGTCAATTACTTGAAGTCTACTTGAAGATGGCAAA includes:
- the LOC140164132 gene encoding serine/threonine-protein kinase 35-like, producing the protein MDDYTRIKKLGEGGFSEVYKVQEKKSGKIRALKTLKYVNSDVENDELNAFKSLFYHENVVRCYGVIEAFGSIGFVMEYCHLGNLNNFFARYNPGRKRRNKFMRHIASGVAHLHDNNLAHRDLKPDNILITGTPSSPKAMIGDFGLAKFGSDNFQGSLYDFYMATLQGTIFFLAPEVYEGHYTAKADVFSMGLIFATMICYKRSKHGDRGLIVAIIDENHGLKDPAQALRDGDDIDVLQKPAIRISEELWSLIRAMVDFDPQARPTAKDVEEIVYSVIKGASPNCIQRVIFRIIESAMGADGPLTGMATFS